The Bacillus carboniphilus genome contains a region encoding:
- a CDS encoding PadR family transcriptional regulator yields the protein MTRLMVLGLLMAKPMTGYDIQQIMQQSQTDRWANILPGSIYHALKKMEKEALVEIDSIQQQGNRTKAIYQITDKGKEEFQQLLKESLQVQSVHLPTDLYTGLSFVSFLPKDEVVKSLSVHQKELQEQLEIHRQGKEIKEQVMEIDKVTELTFDNIFKQYELQLQFVQSLLDYYQQ from the coding sequence ATGACGAGATTAATGGTGTTAGGTCTTTTAATGGCAAAGCCTATGACAGGCTATGATATTCAGCAAATTATGCAACAAAGTCAGACAGATCGGTGGGCCAATATTTTGCCAGGTTCAATTTATCATGCGTTAAAAAAAATGGAGAAAGAAGCCCTTGTAGAAATTGATTCTATTCAACAACAAGGAAATCGGACAAAAGCAATCTATCAAATTACAGATAAAGGGAAAGAGGAATTCCAGCAATTATTAAAGGAATCGTTACAGGTTCAATCCGTTCATTTACCTACTGATCTTTATACAGGATTAAGCTTTGTGTCTTTTTTACCTAAGGATGAAGTGGTGAAAAGTTTATCAGTGCATCAAAAGGAGTTACAGGAGCAGTTGGAAATTCATAGGCAAGGAAAAGAGATAAAAGAACAAGTGATGGAAATAGATAAAGTAACAGAGCTGACCTTTGATAATATCTTTAAACAATATGAGCTCCAGCTTCAGTTCGTACAATCATTGCTGGATTATTATCAACAATAG
- a CDS encoding CHY zinc finger protein has translation MVSIFINGHQVKGKLLDHETRCQHYHSQFDIIAIKFPCCGFYYPCYQCHQEVAEHPPVKWKKAEWDMKAILCGNCGKELTINEYMNGQHQCPTCKADFNAGCQKHNHLYFSMKE, from the coding sequence GTGGTCAGTATATTTATTAACGGACATCAAGTAAAAGGAAAATTACTAGATCATGAGACGCGTTGCCAGCATTATCATTCGCAGTTTGATATTATCGCGATTAAGTTTCCTTGTTGCGGATTTTACTACCCTTGCTACCAATGTCATCAAGAAGTAGCCGAACACCCACCGGTTAAATGGAAAAAAGCTGAATGGGATATGAAAGCCATCTTATGTGGAAACTGTGGGAAAGAATTAACGATCAATGAGTACATGAACGGTCAACATCAATGCCCTACCTGTAAGGCAGATTTCAACGCAGGTTGTCAAAAGCATAACCATTTGTATTTTTCAATGAAAGAATAA
- a CDS encoding ABC transporter permease, with product MISVIFRSMITTSLRDKISLGYSLIFPFVLLIGLGLYFDEGAMPVNIVAGVTAISTTIWGMQGIAFQIHFQRNRGVYKLLNLTPFTTFSFVTIMTLARTFLGVMINMVIWLAGMLFFQLELSLEMIFSPLLLTMLACLCFSSIGFFIANLANNEGQINMYCNLIQLPMILMSEAFYSLNSAPDWVVVLGKILPFEYYVKALKGMLTSEYDSMIMAIISLGSYFIIMTLLAVKTFKWEQKSLVKKKGKPSLYS from the coding sequence ATGATTAGTGTAATCTTTCGCTCAATGATTACTACTTCATTAAGAGATAAGATATCTTTAGGTTATTCACTAATCTTTCCTTTCGTTTTGTTAATTGGGTTAGGTCTCTATTTTGATGAAGGAGCAATGCCTGTAAACATTGTCGCTGGTGTGACCGCCATTAGCACGACCATTTGGGGCATGCAGGGGATTGCTTTTCAAATTCACTTTCAACGAAACCGAGGCGTTTATAAGCTATTAAACTTGACTCCGTTTACGACCTTTTCATTTGTCACGATTATGACGTTAGCTCGAACTTTTCTAGGTGTAATGATAAATATGGTCATTTGGCTAGCAGGGATGCTCTTTTTTCAATTAGAGCTATCATTAGAAATGATTTTTTCTCCTTTGTTACTGACCATGCTTGCTTGTTTATGCTTTTCAAGTATTGGATTTTTCATTGCTAATCTGGCTAACAATGAAGGACAAATTAATATGTACTGTAATTTAATTCAGTTACCTATGATTCTCATGAGTGAGGCTTTTTATTCGTTAAACAGTGCGCCTGACTGGGTAGTTGTTTTAGGAAAAATACTTCCATTTGAATACTATGTAAAAGCATTGAAAGGGATGCTAACAAGTGAGTATGATTCGATGATTATGGCGATCATTTCGCTAGGAAGTTATTTTATTATCATGACATTATTAGCCGTTAAGACGTTTAAATGGGAACAAAAGAGTCTTGTTAAAAAGAAAGGTAAACCTAGCTTATACTCCTAG
- a CDS encoding GNAT family N-acetyltransferase — protein MSHFYLIKNNINQIVGRMNLVNIDKKENLAHVGYRIGENYIGKRIATKALKLLLEESQQFGIEKIKAKTTTNNLASQKTLQNNDFKRISVSNDEYDMNGKKVKFVYYSWGR, from the coding sequence AGAACAACATAAATCAAATTGTCGGTAGAATGAACTTAGTCAATATTGATAAAAAAGAAAATCTTGCTCATGTTGGTTATAGGATAGGAGAGAATTATATAGGTAAGAGGATAGCAACAAAAGCGTTAAAGCTTTTATTAGAGGAGTCTCAACAATTTGGAATAGAAAAGATAAAGGCTAAAACAACGACGAACAATTTGGCTTCACAAAAAACGTTACAAAACAATGACTTCAAACGAATTTCGGTTAGTAATGATGAATATGATATGAATGGGAAAAAGGTGAAGTTTGTCTATTATAGCTGGGGGAGATAA
- a CDS encoding GNAT family N-acetyltransferase gives MLETKPIFEDLPTIETDRLILRKMSEDDVDDLFHYGSDKEVTKYLTWETYHSKEDALSFIQYALTQYENKQPAPWAIEYKEDNKFIGTIDFRSKQGIGKMGYVIAKEYWGKGIMTEVVSEVIAFAFKNTDAVRIQAECFLHNIGSARVMEKVGMTYEGILRKALYAKGTHHDVKMYSILREEFIKHEK, from the coding sequence ATGCTGGAAACGAAACCTATATTTGAAGACTTACCTACTATAGAAACAGATCGTTTAATACTTAGAAAAATGTCAGAGGATGATGTTGATGACCTTTTCCATTACGGTTCTGATAAAGAAGTGACAAAATATTTAACGTGGGAAACGTATCATTCAAAAGAAGACGCTCTTTCATTTATCCAATATGCCTTAACACAATATGAGAACAAACAGCCTGCTCCTTGGGCCATTGAGTATAAAGAAGACAATAAATTTATTGGGACGATTGACTTTAGATCCAAACAAGGGATAGGTAAAATGGGCTATGTGATAGCAAAAGAGTATTGGGGAAAAGGGATCATGACTGAAGTAGTTTCTGAGGTCATTGCATTTGCTTTTAAAAATACTGATGCCGTTCGCATTCAAGCAGAATGTTTTCTTCATAATATCGGTTCCGCTCGTGTAATGGAGAAAGTCGGGATGACCTATGAGGGAATTTTAAGAAAAGCCCTTTATGCAAAAGGAACTCACCATGATGTGAAGATGTATTCTATTTTGAGAGAAGAATTCATTAAACATGAGAAGTGA
- a CDS encoding ABC transporter ATP-binding protein, translated as MSLNIVENEILAVIGPNGAGKTTLLEIIVGLRKADQGEVNYWDPLFKEYIGVQLQSVPFFPGLTTIENIKLFAAFYKKRISTEKVLALLSSCGLEKVGDTEATRLSGGQQKRLAIAIAMVHNPKLLFLDEPTSALDPRSRKEIHQLIQQLFQLGTTIVFTSHDMGEVMNLASRLLMIDQGKIVAEGHPQELCQQYDVDNLESLYLHLTDKEEMTND; from the coding sequence GTGAGCCTCAATATTGTTGAGAATGAAATTTTGGCGGTCATTGGTCCCAATGGAGCAGGAAAAACAACGTTATTAGAAATCATCGTTGGCTTGAGAAAAGCAGATCAAGGGGAAGTGAATTATTGGGATCCTCTTTTCAAGGAATATATTGGTGTTCAGCTGCAGTCTGTTCCTTTCTTCCCTGGCTTGACCACGATAGAGAATATTAAATTGTTTGCTGCTTTTTATAAAAAGAGGATTTCTACGGAAAAAGTGCTAGCATTACTGTCTTCTTGTGGATTAGAGAAAGTAGGGGACACAGAAGCCACTAGGTTATCAGGAGGGCAGCAAAAACGGCTAGCCATTGCCATCGCGATGGTCCACAACCCAAAATTATTATTTTTAGATGAACCAACCTCAGCACTAGACCCACGCTCTCGAAAAGAAATTCACCAGCTAATTCAGCAGTTGTTCCAATTAGGTACTACAATTGTATTTACATCTCATGATATGGGAGAGGTCATGAATCTAGCCTCAAGGTTACTTATGATTGATCAAGGAAAGATTGTCGCCGAAGGACATCCACAAGAGTTATGTCAACAATATGATGTCGACAATTTAGAAAGTCTCTATTTACACCTTACGGATAAGGAGGAGATGACCAATGATTAG